The genomic DNA AACAGGGTTGCATATTTTACCTTATAAACAGGTCCGAAACCACCCTCTCCAAGCTTATTTTTGGCTGAGAAGTTATTGGTTGCTGCTTTGAGGGTAGCATAGCTGAATACTTGCAGATTAGGAGTATCACTTTCAAGACTTTCACGAGACCCCATACCACATTTTGATCTTTGGATCAATCCCTTTATCACTCCCAAGAACCCTTTTCTCACCAAAACAGAGCAATGATCTTTTAGAACAGTACCGTTCTAGGAGGCAAATAATAGGAAATTTTATGGTTTCGGAAATTTACCTCTTGATATGCGTCTGCCTCGCAAGTAAAATATCACACCAAAAAGCAGGAGGATACCTAAAGCAGCTGTAGCAATGGCAACCGGCAGCAAAGTTTGGTTCCTTTTTCGACCTTCACTTGCTTCCTTGGCTGTGGAATTCGTTTGATCCGTACATTAGAATGTGCTTCTAAAGATACAAATGTTACAAGTAATCCATAACAAGATTAAAGTTTACTCGATTGCCATGCTGCAGCTCATAGTTGAAGTGGATGTGTGCAGAATAATcatcatttaattataaaaaactCAATCACCGAGAACAGCCAGAAAGCATTCAACACAAAGGCTTCTTATGAGAACTAGCCACAAGTTAACAACATTTCGAAAATCATAacaaagaataaattataacatCTATCCTTTCACCAGCGTAAACTTTTAGATGAATTTCCAGAAGTaatagaaaacagaaaaattaCCTGCCTGAGAAAGAACCCAGTCAGCATCATTTGAGACTTGGAACACATTGTAACCCAAAAGCCCTTTTTCCAGTGAATAATCAACTTTCCTTCCGATTACATCAGGACCATCGAAATTAACCCAATAAGACTCCTTGATGAAAATATCCACAACATAGGTGGAATTATACACCGGTGTTGTCCCATACCCAATATCCCGAATATAGGACTTCATGATCTTATACCCGATGGAGCCATCACCTGTTAAAACGGGACCGTCTGCTGGTGACCCAACATAATTTTCATTCACATTCTCCAGCTTCCATGCATATCCATGGAAGGGGAGGCCAAGCACCAACTTGTTAGCAGGAAATCCTCGAGTTATGTAAACAGTTATACAGAAGTCAGTGTTTTGGGGGTCGAAAAGAGGGGCATGCGGGTAAATGTATCTCTCCTTGGTGGGCAAATGGTAGTCATAGGCAATAATATGGAGCCAATCCAAGCTCCGACTAATCGAGTCGATTGGGTAACTCACGTCAAAGACTTTTTGGCAGTAACCTGCCATTGTCAGAAGCAACCGGGTTTTCCGAGATGTTTTTGACTCAGAATCAGTACCTTCTCTCAGTTCATCCAGAAAAGTACCGAAATTTGTCATGTTGGTGGTCTCACTGGGAACAAACCCAAACAGATCGAGCCCATTGAAGCCATAGGACCGAGCTGCTTTGATTGAGGAATTGATGAAGAACTGCCTTGAAGAAGAATTACCCACCTATTGAAAGGAGACAGAAGGATAAACATCGAATGCTATCACTAACATCAAATGAAATCAAACATGTTCCAGAGAAGGGAAAATACTTTTCCTCAGCCGAACACAACCTCAGTTTTCTCTTGAACAATCCAGTATCTATTCTATCAGTCacaataattttaattggataGAAATAATATGTCATATCTGATCATCATTACCATGGACTCGAAAATGGCAGGGTCATCTCCCCCAGCCCAAACAGACAAGAGGGTGATTATCCTATTGTTCTTGCGCCTGACGGTGCTCGTAAAGCTCGAGAACTTCGGGAGCTCTGAGGAGTTGATGGAGAGCTCAAAGGTGGAGGAGTTGATGTAAGCGAAGGAGCATATGAGGTGGGTGAACAGAGCAGAGGCGATGTCAGAGACAGGGATTTCGCTGCGGGAGATGTAGTAGCCGGAGCGAACCCATTGCTGGGATATCGACGAGGAGAAGAAGTtgcagaggaggaggaagaagaaga from Punica granatum isolate Tunisia-2019 chromosome 2, ASM765513v2, whole genome shotgun sequence includes the following:
- the LOC116196460 gene encoding class V chitinase-like isoform X3, which translates into the protein MAAKFPTSISISTCFCNFFFFLLLCNFFSSSISQQWVRSGYYISRSEIPVSDIASALFTHLICSFAYINSSTFELSINSSELPKFSSFTSTVRRKNNRIITLLSVWAGGDDPAIFESMVGNSSSRQFFINSSIKAARSYGFNGLDLFGFVPSETTNMTNFGTFLDELREGTDSESKTSRKTRLLLTMAGYCQKVFDVSYPIDSISRSLDWLHIIAYDYHLPTKERYIYPHAPLFDPQNTDFCITVYITRGFPANKLVLGLPFHGYAWKLENVNENYVGSPADGPVLTGDGSIGYKIMKSYIRDIGYGTTPVYNSTYVVDIFIKESYWVNFDGPDVIGRKVDYSLEKGLLGYNVFQVSNDADWVLSQAAKEASEGRKRNQTLLPVAIATAALGILLLFGVIFYLRGRRISRGFLGVIKGLIQRSKCGMGSRESLESDTPNLQVFSYATLKAATNNFSAKNKLGEGGFGPVYKGKLCNDQEIAVKKLSKNSNQGLEEFKNEVMLTARLQHVNLLRVLGFCTDREEKMLIYEYMPGKSLDFYLFDPVRRYYLDWDKRLQIIEGVTQGLLYLQEYSNCTIVHRDLKACNILLDSEWNPKISDFGIARIFRKNELEANTGRIVGTSLDNSCDAAVGSS
- the LOC116196460 gene encoding class V chitinase-like isoform X2; protein product: MAAKFPTSISISTCFCNFFFFLLLCNFFSSSISQQWVRSGYYISRSEIPVSDIASALFTHLICSFAYINSSTFELSINSSELPKFSSFTSTVRRKNNRIITLLSVWAGGDDPAIFESMVGNSSSRQFFINSSIKAARSYGFNGLDLFGFVPSETTNMTNFGTFLDELREGTDSESKTSRKTRLLLTMAGYCQKVFDVSYPIDSISRSLDWLHIIAYDYHLPTKERYIYPHAPLFDPQNTDFCITVYITRGFPANKLVLGLPFHGYAWKLENVNENYVGSPADGPVLTGDGSIGYKIMKSYIRDIGYGTTPVYNSTYVVDIFIKESYWVNFDGPDVIGRKVDYSLEKGLLGYNVFQVSNDADWVLSQAAKEASEGRKRNQTLLPVAIATAALGILLLFGVIFYLRGRRISRGFLGVIKGLIQRSKCGMGSRESLESDTPNLQVFSYATLKAATNNFSAKNKLGEGGFGPVYKEIAVKKLSKNSNQGLEEFKNEVMLTARLQHVNLLRVLGFCTDREEKMLIYEYMPGKSLDFYLFASGTPRYQILASRESFGRTNLKQTPVELLGHLWIIHVMQRLVPPEYVRNGIYSMKYDVYSFGVLLLQIISGKKTNCRYGPSENLNLLEYAYETWISGEGMEFIDPSLVDSASSCKLTRCLQIALLCVQENPMDRLSMLEISSILRNGTSEITSPK
- the LOC116196460 gene encoding putative leucine-rich repeat receptor-like serine/threonine-protein kinase At2g04300 isoform X1; protein product: MAAKFPTSISISTCFCNFFFFLLLCNFFSSSISQQWVRSGYYISRSEIPVSDIASALFTHLICSFAYINSSTFELSINSSELPKFSSFTSTVRRKNNRIITLLSVWAGGDDPAIFESMVGNSSSRQFFINSSIKAARSYGFNGLDLFGFVPSETTNMTNFGTFLDELREGTDSESKTSRKTRLLLTMAGYCQKVFDVSYPIDSISRSLDWLHIIAYDYHLPTKERYIYPHAPLFDPQNTDFCITVYITRGFPANKLVLGLPFHGYAWKLENVNENYVGSPADGPVLTGDGSIGYKIMKSYIRDIGYGTTPVYNSTYVVDIFIKESYWVNFDGPDVIGRKVDYSLEKGLLGYNVFQVSNDADWVLSQAAKEASEGRKRNQTLLPVAIATAALGILLLFGVIFYLRGRRISRGFLGVIKGLIQRSKCGMGSRESLESDTPNLQVFSYATLKAATNNFSAKNKLGEGGFGPVYKGKLCNDQEIAVKKLSKNSNQGLEEFKNEVMLTARLQHVNLLRVLGFCTDREEKMLIYEYMPGKSLDFYLFASGTPRYQILASRESFGRTNLKQTPVELLGHLWIIHVMQRLVPPEYVRNGIYSMKYDVYSFGVLLLQIISGKKTNCRYGPSENLNLLEYAYETWISGEGMEFIDPSLVDSASSCKLTRCLQIALLCVQENPMDRLSMLEISSILRNGTSEITSPK
- the LOC116196460 gene encoding class V chitinase-like isoform X4; protein product: MAAKFPTSISISTCFCNFFFFLLLCNFFSSSISQQWVRSGYYISRSEIPVSDIASALFTHLICSFAYINSSTFELSINSSELPKFSSFTSTVRRKNNRIITLLSVWAGGDDPAIFESMVGNSSSRQFFINSSIKAARSYGFNGLDLFGFVPSETTNMTNFGTFLDELREGTDSESKTSRKTRLLLTMAGYCQKVFDVSYPIDSISRSLDWLHIIAYDYHLPTKERYIYPHAPLFDPQNTDFCITVYITRGFPANKLVLGLPFHGYAWKLENVNENYVGSPADGPVLTGDGSIGYKIMKSYIRDIGYGTTPVYNSTYVVDIFIKESYWVNFDGPDVIGRKVDYSLEKGLLGYNVFQVSNDADWVLSQAAKEASEGRKRNQTLLPVAIATAALGILLLFGVIFYLRGRRISRGFLGVIKGLIQRSKCGMGSRESLESDTPNLQVFSYATLKAATNNFSAKNKLGEGGFGPVYKGKLCNDQEIAVKKLSKNSNQGLEEFKNEVMLTARLQHVNLLRVLGFCTDREEKMLIYEYMPGKSLDFYLFVRRYYLDWDKRLQIIEGVTQGLLYLQEYSNCTIVHRDLKACNILLDSEWNPKISDFGIARIFRKNELEANTGRIVGTSLDNSCDAAVGSS
- the LOC116196460 gene encoding class V chitinase-like isoform X5; this translates as MAAKFPTSISISTCFCNFFFFLLLCNFFSSSISQQWVRSGYYISRSEIPVSDIASALFTHLICSFAYINSSTFELSINSSELPKFSSFTSTVRRKNNRIITLLSVWAGGDDPAIFESMVGNSSSRQFFINSSIKAARSYGFNGLDLFGFVPSETTNMTNFGTFLDELREGTDSESKTSRKTRLLLTMAGYCQKVFDVSYPIDSISRSLDWLHIIAYDYHLPTKERYIYPHAPLFDPQNTDFCITVYITRGFPANKLVLGLPFHGYAWKLENVNENYVGSPADGPVLTGDGSIGYKIMKSYIRDIGYGTTPVYNSTYVVDIFIKESYWVNFDGPDVIGRKVDYSLEKGLLGYNVFQVSNDADWVLSQAAKEASEGRKRNQTLLPVAIATAALGILLLFGVIFYLRGRRISRGFLGVIKGLIQRSKCGMGSRESLESDTPNLQVFSYATLKAATNNFSAKNKLGEGGFGPVYKGKLCNDQEIAVKKLSKNSNQGLEEFKNEVMLTARLQHVNLLRVLGFCTDREEKMLIYEYMPGKSLDFYLFDPVRRYYLDWDKRLQIIEGVTQGLLYLQEYSNCTIVHRDLKACNILLDSEWNPKISDFGIARIFRKNELEANTGRIVGTSGWFLLNT
- the LOC116196460 gene encoding class V chitinase-like isoform X6, which codes for MAAKFPTSISISTCFCNFFFFLLLCNFFSSSISQQWVRSGYYISRSEIPVSDIASALFTHLICSFAYINSSTFELSINSSELPKFSSFTSTVRRKNNRIITLLSVWAGGDDPAIFESMVGNSSSRQFFINSSIKAARSYGFNGLDLFGFVPSETTNMTNFGTFLDELREGTDSESKTSRKTRLLLTMAGYCQKVFDVSYPIDSISRSLDWLHIIAYDYHLPTKERYIYPHAPLFDPQNTDFCITVYITRGFPANKLVLGLPFHGYAWKLENVNENYVGSPADGPVLTGDGSIGYKIMKSYIRDIGYGTTPVYNSTYVVDIFIKESYWVNFDGPDVIGRKVDYSLEKGLLGYNVFQVSNDADWVLSQAAKEASEGRKRNQTLLPVAIATAALGILLLFGVIFYLRGRRISRGFLGVIKGLIQRSKCGMGSRESLESDTPNLQVFSYATLKAATNNFSAKNKLGEGGFGPVYKGKLCNDQEIAVKKLSKNSNQGLEEFKNEVMLTARLQHVNLLRVLGFCTDREEKMLIYEYMPGKSLDFYLFASGTPRYQILASRESFGRTNLKQTPVELLGHPVGSS